The nucleotide window CTCATTGTGTCCTTGTAACTTGCAATTTTTGCAATATTTGGGCGTGTAATCACATTTGATTTGtattcatttttctttgttttctccGGTGTTCTTGTTTCTCACCCCTATATTTATACTCTTTGGAAATTCTCCCAACAAATTCACTTCAACCTTCACCGTTGGACAACTAGGTCTTGTTTTATTCCATGTTGTCATATCCACCTGCAAAGGCTTCCCTACCGTTGCCGCCAAAGAGAAAAACTGTTTCCTTACCAAAGAATTTTGAtggtaaaaatggaaaagataTCCATGCTATAGTTGTCGTTGTTTCTTCCTCCGGATCAAATAGCAAATCCCATTTGAGTGTGTGCATTGGGTAATAACAACTCCTATGTCCAATATAATAAATAGGCTTTGATGGCAAATGAACATAATCCTCCATACTTGATGCTCTGATCAAAACATATCTATAACTCAGATATCCTATTGTGCATTCATATCTATAAATCTTCATTACAACCCTCTTGCTAAGTTTTCTGAAACAAGCTGAGCAACCCCCATCGGAGGCTTCCGAGTGGCAGCCATTAGTGGCGAAGATGACAAGGTTTTTTAGGATTttagtttttaggtttagagagTAGTGCGACCTTTGTTTTGCCAAATCGTGATTGAAGAGTAGCTTGTGGTTGGTTTTACAGAAATGTATTTTATGAGAGATTACTTGTGACTTTTTCCCCCTGAATTGAAGAAATAACGTAAATGAGTTGAACTGAACTAGTAATCAATCATCTTCTTCTGTGTGATCTGGATTACATTACCAGAATATATTAATTGTTGGCAATGTTAGTCATGTGCTAGATGCATCCACTGAATGCTGTGCATTGAATGAGGCAATtgtgtgtttttattttttaccttgACATTATGGATTTAGACTCACAAAATTATGACAATATACTCTTAAAAGTGCTATTGTGATGACCACTCTAAAAGGGCAATGATTTTACTAGTGCAAGTGTACAAAATTTTCTCTCTGAACATGCCAAAACACAAGGGTAAATTTCAAATTGTGGATTAACCTATCACAACACTGGATACACTTACCACTAATTCAGTTAAGTTGTCCTGGTTGTAATAGTTGAGAAGATCAATACAGTTTTCAATCGGAGTGAAGTTTAATAACGAAACTACTCTACTCTGTTGCCTCTAGTGATCCCTGAAATGCATACAAAAAACACTTACTCCTAGTCTCTAGGGATGGACTAATGCACATACAAACAGAATCTCAGCTCGCATATCAACAATTGCAATTCACTCACATTTAACAAGGTCCCTTCAATATGTCCCTATGATCTTGACATATAAAACTCATATATAAGTTTTGAATGTCCACAAACAAAGAACAGAATTTCATACAACAAGCCAAACTTTTCCAACTTCATTCTGATACTGAAATCCAACCTCAACGAAGAAATTCATTAGATCTAGCAATTTAACTTGACAAGTAGGAAGTCATTACCATTTCTCGTATAGCATGTAAACAAGATCAATAAATGCCTGAACCATAGCACATTGCTATAGCTTAAAAGTTGATAAATCAGAAACGAGACCAAGAGCTTTCTCTTGATTCTTGTCGTTCAGAGGACATTTGACATAAACCCTTTCATCAGCTTAAAGGATTTGAGAGTTGAGTTGACCAAAAAGTGTACATATTTAAAGCTCTATACAAACAGAAGGGAGTCGTTGGCTTCTAGTCTAACAAAAGTAAAATGATCCTCTATATAATACAGGCAGGCAAGCAAGACAGGATGCAGTGTTTGCAATACTATAATTTAGCAAGTACCACGCTATGTACACAAGCAAAACGCCAAAGGAAATCCATGCATCATAGAGCACAAACTCAATATGATGAAATTTAATCCTCATGCATATGAGCATTGGAGTTTGCATTTGATGCAGAAGACGTCATTGATGATGAATTTCCATTACTACCTGAGTTTGGGGATGAAAACAAGCCACTCAAAGGCCACGGAAGTGACACTGGAAACCGGCGACCGTTTTCATTCCTAGTATCCTCATCTTCATACCTTCTACCATTACCATTACTACTCCGAGCATTTGTGTTACTACCACTTCCATCATTGGTTCCAGCAGACTCAACTTTTGATTCATCAGAGGGCAACTGGTGCCTACAGACTGGACATGTGCTATGAAGCTCCAGCCATGGTAAGATGCAGTCACCATGAAACCTGTGCTTACAAGGCATCTCTTTGGCTTCAGTCCCAATCTCAAAGTCTTCCAAACAGACAGAACACTGCAATGTCTCATCAATTGTCACCACAGGCAATGCCTCTACAACCTCTTTTTGAGCTGGTGGAGTACCATACCTATTTGGATCATTCTCTGCCAAATGTTGCAGCAACACGTCTAAACCAGGACCAATGAAATAATCACCCAATGAGCCAATAGGTTGGTTCCTGGAATTATTATCTGAACCCTGCACAATGATGGTTTGATTGAATGGATTTATAAGTATAACACGCTCAAGATCCCTACTCTCTCTACCTGTCTCCCTGTTTTCATTCTCAGGGTTAGGGTTCTCCGACTCAGCCAACATTCCAGCTCGAATACCTTGCAAGAGCTGGAGAATTGTGGCAGAGTTCCTCCTGCGCCTATTTATTATAGATGCCAAGTCTGGATCAAGTTGTGTATCGGCTTCACGTGTATGATCATCATCGTCATCATCTTCAAATTCGAGATGCCTAAGTCTAGAACGACGACGAGGGTTGGTCATCATGCCTAACAAGATAGGTGCCCAAAGTGAGAGGGCACGATCAGAATCAGAATCAGAATCTAAAGGCGTCTCAGTAGTGTCTGATCCCATTTCTTCAATAAATCCTAGTTGACAAATGGGACATTTTAACTCAACCTCCATCATGGGGTTCACCCTCCTTGAACAATGATGACACCAATATCTTGACGCTCCTCTTCCGTCCATTGAATCTGTCAAATAAACAACATCATAATATGTGTATCTACAAAAGATACTTCATtccaaaagagaaaaatggaaGTTAGATATAAAGAATAAGGTCTTCTTTCTCTATCAAACAAACAACATCCAAGCATCAACAAGATCTTAGCAACAAATATTCTATCTATATATCAAACA belongs to Solanum stenotomum isolate F172 chromosome 1, ASM1918654v1, whole genome shotgun sequence and includes:
- the LOC125847888 gene encoding E3 ubiquitin-protein ligase SIRP1-like gives rise to the protein MDGRGASRYWCHHCSRRVNPMMEVELKCPICQLGFIEEMGSDTTETPLDSDSDSDRALSLWAPILLGMMTNPRRRSRLRHLEFEDDDDDDHTREADTQLDPDLASIINRRRRNSATILQLLQGIRAGMLAESENPNPENENRETGRESRDLERVILINPFNQTIIVQGSDNNSRNQPIGSLGDYFIGPGLDVLLQHLAENDPNRYGTPPAQKEVVEALPVVTIDETLQCSVCLEDFEIGTEAKEMPCKHRFHGDCILPWLELHSTCPVCRHQLPSDESKVESAGTNDGSGSNTNARSSNGNGRRYEDEDTRNENGRRFPVSLPWPLSGLFSSPNSGSNGNSSSMTSSASNANSNAHMHED